From a single Asticcacaulis sp. MM231 genomic region:
- a CDS encoding glucose 1-dehydrogenase, producing the protein MNRLSGKTALITGAASGIGAAIAAAFAAEGAYVVISDINVEKGEAAARALGDKGGFMAHDVTDEAQWAAVMAAIVSDRGGLDILVNNAGITGTEGGHPHDPEHASLEDWRKVIAINLDSVFLGCKHAIQAMRAVGKGGSIINMSSRSGLVGVPKTAAYAASKAAIRNHSKSVALYCAEQNLGIRCNSLYPASIRTPMWDGMIDGAADEKRMLDNMPLHRFGRPDEVAAVAILLASDEATYITGSEFNIDGGILAGTSTSPK; encoded by the coding sequence ATGAACAGACTATCGGGCAAGACGGCATTGATCACCGGTGCGGCCAGCGGCATCGGCGCGGCCATCGCTGCGGCCTTCGCTGCCGAGGGCGCCTATGTTGTCATCAGCGATATCAATGTGGAAAAAGGCGAGGCCGCAGCCCGGGCGCTGGGGGACAAGGGCGGCTTCATGGCGCACGATGTCACCGACGAAGCGCAGTGGGCGGCGGTGATGGCCGCCATCGTGTCAGACCGCGGTGGGCTCGATATTCTGGTCAATAATGCCGGCATCACCGGCACGGAAGGCGGGCATCCGCACGATCCGGAACACGCCAGTCTGGAGGATTGGCGCAAGGTCATTGCCATCAATCTCGACAGCGTGTTCCTGGGATGCAAGCACGCGATCCAGGCCATGCGCGCGGTCGGCAAGGGCGGCTCGATCATCAATATGTCGTCGCGTTCGGGGCTTGTGGGCGTGCCGAAAACCGCTGCCTATGCCGCCAGCAAGGCCGCCATCCGCAATCACAGCAAGTCGGTGGCGCTCTATTGCGCCGAACAAAATCTCGGCATTCGCTGCAATTCGCTCTATCCGGCCTCGATCCGCACCCCGATGTGGGACGGCATGATCGATGGCGCGGCCGATGAAAAGCGGATGCTCGATAATATGCCGCTGCATCGCTTTGGCCGGCCGGATGAGGTGGCGGCGGTGGCGATCCTGCTGGCGTCGGATGAAGCGACCTATATCACCGGTTCGGAATTCAATATCGACGGCGGCATACTGGCGGGGACATCGACCTCGCCGAAGTAG
- the alaS gene encoding alanine--tRNA ligase, with translation MPSLNQIRQTFLDYFAKQGHEVVSSSSLVPHNDPTLMFTNAGMVQFKNVFTGAETRPYNRATTSQKCVRAGGKHNDLDNVGYTARHHTFFEMLGNFSFGNYFKAEAIEFAWNLMTKDYGLDKNRLMATVYIDDDEAFDLWKKIAGLPELKIARIAGSDNFWSMGDTGPCGPCTEIFYDHGDHIWGGPPGTPEEDGDRFVEIWNLVFMQFDQSADGTRVSLPKPSIDTGMGLERVAAVLQGVHNNYDIDLFQTLIKASVEATGVKAEGDNLPSHRVIADHLRSSSFLIADGVTPSNEGRGYVLRRIMRRAMRHAYLLGAQEPLLHKLAPTLVAEMGGHYGELKRAEASIIDTLRQEEERFRRTLGRGMTLLDEATRDLKDGDVMNGETAFKLYDTYGFPLDLTQDAIRGKGLTVDTAGFDTAMEAQKTRGRENWTGSGEKAQSAEWFTIKDAIGASDFVGYDHLNAQAHAQALLLNGEQVGEAIAGDTVEAVFEKTPFYPEGGGQAGDTGTVELLHGQGVIKDTYRQAGELIVHLLEITEGTLKLGDKVELRVDPEKRHTTRSNHSAAHLLHAALKHVLGAHVAQKGQLVDADRMRFDFSHGAPLSDAEIERIEDEVNAVILQNQAAATKLMSPEKAIEAGAVALFGEKYGEEVRVLALGHALEGEGDYSVELCGGTHVSRTGDIALFKIISEGGVAAGIRRIEAYTGESARQFLLDQAGVATALADQFKVPVHQVGARVEALIAERKRLEKELSEAKRALAVGGGGAASGPEEINGTNVIARVLDGVGGKDLRPLAEDFKKSIGSGIVALVGKLDGKAAVTVAVTPDLTGKYNAAELAKAAVIAMGGQGAGGKADFAQGGAPDDSQADAGIAAVKALI, from the coding sequence ATGCCGTCCTTAAATCAGATACGTCAGACCTTCCTCGATTACTTTGCCAAGCAGGGCCACGAGGTCGTTTCGTCCTCCTCGCTCGTGCCGCACAACGATCCGACCCTGATGTTCACCAATGCGGGCATGGTGCAGTTCAAGAACGTCTTTACCGGCGCGGAAACGCGGCCCTACAATCGCGCCACCACGTCGCAGAAATGCGTGCGGGCCGGCGGCAAGCATAACGACCTGGATAATGTCGGCTATACCGCGCGCCACCACACCTTCTTCGAGATGCTCGGCAACTTCTCCTTCGGCAACTACTTCAAGGCCGAAGCGATCGAGTTCGCCTGGAACCTGATGACCAAGGATTACGGTCTCGACAAGAACCGCCTGATGGCGACCGTCTATATCGATGACGATGAGGCCTTCGACCTGTGGAAGAAGATCGCCGGCCTGCCGGAATTGAAGATCGCCCGCATCGCCGGTTCGGATAACTTCTGGTCGATGGGCGATACCGGCCCCTGCGGCCCGTGCACCGAAATCTTCTACGATCACGGCGATCATATCTGGGGCGGCCCTCCCGGCACGCCGGAAGAAGATGGCGACCGTTTCGTCGAAATCTGGAACCTCGTCTTCATGCAGTTCGACCAGTCGGCCGACGGCACGCGCGTCAGCCTGCCCAAGCCGTCGATCGATACCGGCATGGGCCTTGAGCGCGTCGCCGCTGTGTTGCAGGGCGTGCACAACAATTACGACATCGACCTGTTCCAGACCCTGATCAAGGCCAGTGTCGAGGCCACTGGCGTCAAGGCCGAGGGCGATAATCTGCCGTCGCACCGCGTCATCGCCGATCACCTGCGTTCGTCGTCTTTCCTGATCGCCGATGGTGTCACGCCGTCGAACGAAGGTCGTGGCTACGTCCTGCGCCGCATCATGCGCCGGGCCATGCGCCACGCCTATCTGCTGGGCGCGCAGGAGCCGCTGCTGCACAAGCTGGCACCGACGCTCGTCGCGGAAATGGGTGGCCACTACGGCGAACTGAAACGCGCCGAGGCCAGCATCATCGATACCCTGCGCCAGGAGGAAGAACGATTCCGCCGCACGCTTGGCCGTGGCATGACCCTGCTCGACGAAGCGACGCGCGACCTCAAGGACGGCGACGTCATGAACGGCGAAACCGCCTTCAAGCTTTACGACACCTACGGCTTCCCGCTCGACCTGACGCAGGACGCCATTCGCGGTAAGGGCCTGACCGTCGATACGGCCGGTTTCGACACTGCCATGGAAGCGCAAAAGACGCGCGGCCGTGAAAACTGGACCGGCTCCGGCGAAAAGGCCCAATCGGCCGAATGGTTCACCATCAAGGACGCCATCGGCGCTTCGGACTTCGTCGGTTACGATCACCTGAACGCCCAGGCGCACGCACAGGCGCTGCTGCTCAATGGCGAGCAGGTTGGGGAAGCCATTGCCGGCGATACGGTCGAGGCGGTTTTTGAAAAGACGCCGTTTTATCCCGAAGGCGGCGGACAGGCCGGCGATACCGGCACGGTCGAGCTTCTGCATGGCCAGGGCGTTATCAAGGACACCTATCGTCAGGCCGGCGAGCTCATCGTGCACCTGCTTGAGATCACCGAAGGCACGCTCAAGCTTGGCGACAAGGTCGAGCTCAGGGTCGATCCTGAAAAGCGCCACACCACGCGCTCGAACCACTCGGCCGCGCACCTGCTGCATGCCGCGCTCAAGCACGTTCTGGGCGCGCACGTCGCGCAAAAGGGCCAGTTGGTCGATGCCGACCGCATGCGCTTCGACTTCAGCCACGGCGCGCCGCTGAGCGATGCCGAGATCGAACGCATCGAAGACGAGGTCAACGCGGTCATCCTGCAAAATCAGGCGGCGGCCACCAAGCTGATGTCGCCGGAAAAGGCCATCGAAGCCGGCGCCGTGGCGCTGTTCGGGGAGAAGTACGGCGAGGAAGTGCGCGTGCTGGCGCTCGGTCATGCGCTCGAAGGCGAGGGTGACTATTCGGTCGAACTGTGCGGCGGCACCCACGTGTCGCGCACCGGTGATATCGCCCTGTTCAAGATCATTTCCGAAGGCGGCGTGGCGGCGGGCATTCGCCGCATCGAGGCCTATACCGGTGAATCGGCGCGTCAGTTCCTGCTCGATCAGGCGGGCGTGGCCACGGCTCTGGCCGATCAGTTCAAGGTGCCGGTCCATCAGGTCGGCGCCCGCGTCGAAGCCCTGATCGCTGAGCGCAAACGCCTCGAAAAGGAACTGTCCGAAGCCAAGCGCGCGCTGGCGGTGGGCGGTGGCGGCGCGGCCTCCGGGCCTGAGGAGATCAACGGCACCAATGTGATCGCCCGTGTGCTGGATGGCGTCGGCGGCAAGGATCTGCGGCCGCTGGCCGAGGATTTCAAAAAATCAATTGGCAGCGGCATCGTAGCGCTGGTCGGCAAGCTCGATGGCAAGGCGGCGGTCACCGTGGCGGTAACGCCTGACCTGACCGGCAAATATAACGCTGCCGAGCTGGCCAAGGCGGCCGTGATCGCCATGGGTGGTCAAGGGGCGGGCGGCAAGGCCGACTTCGCCCAGGGTGGCGCGCCCGATGACAGCCAGGCCGATGCGGGCATCGCAGCGGTCAAGGCGCTGATCTAG
- the recA gene encoding recombinase RecA gives MSSQAVLKLVGKNEAEKQRALEAALAQIDRAFGKGSVMTLGKNGKIADIEAVSTGSLGLDMALGIGGLPKGRVIEIYGPESSGKTTLALHTVAEIQKQGGTAAFVDAEHALDPSYAQRLGVNLDDLLVSQPDNGEQALEITDTLVRSGAVDIVVIDSVAALTPRAEIEGDMGDSLPGLQARLMSQALRKLTGSISKSKCIVIFINQIRMKIGVMYGSPETTTGGNALKFYASVRLDIRRTGAIKVRDENIGNSVKVKVVKNKIAPPFREVEFDIMFGQGISKIGEIIDLGVKAGLVEKSGSWYSYNSTRIGQGRDNARDFLKANPEMCNEIEKGIRNKSVVLAEELLGTPEPDANEGDESL, from the coding sequence ATGTCATCTCAAGCGGTATTGAAATTGGTCGGTAAAAACGAAGCTGAAAAGCAACGCGCCCTCGAAGCGGCGCTGGCGCAGATTGATCGCGCCTTTGGCAAGGGGTCGGTGATGACCCTGGGCAAGAACGGCAAGATCGCGGATATCGAAGCGGTCTCCACCGGCTCGCTGGGTCTCGATATGGCGCTGGGTATCGGCGGCCTGCCGAAGGGCCGCGTCATTGAAATCTATGGTCCGGAATCGTCGGGCAAGACGACGCTGGCCCTGCACACCGTGGCCGAAATCCAGAAGCAGGGCGGCACGGCCGCGTTTGTCGATGCGGAGCACGCGCTCGATCCGAGCTATGCGCAGCGTCTGGGCGTCAATCTCGATGACCTGCTCGTCTCGCAGCCGGATAATGGCGAACAGGCTCTGGAAATCACCGATACGCTGGTCCGTTCGGGCGCCGTTGATATCGTGGTCATCGATTCGGTGGCCGCCTTGACTCCGCGCGCGGAAATCGAAGGCGACATGGGCGACAGCCTGCCCGGTCTGCAAGCCCGTCTGATGTCGCAGGCCCTGCGCAAGCTGACCGGCTCGATCTCCAAGTCGAAGTGCATTGTCATCTTCATCAACCAGATCCGCATGAAGATCGGCGTGATGTACGGCTCGCCGGAAACGACGACCGGCGGCAACGCGCTGAAATTCTACGCCTCGGTGCGTCTCGATATCCGCCGCACCGGCGCCATCAAGGTGCGCGACGAGAACATCGGCAACAGCGTCAAGGTCAAGGTGGTCAAGAACAAGATCGCGCCGCCGTTCCGCGAAGTCGAGTTTGACATCATGTTCGGTCAGGGCATCTCCAAGATCGGTGAGATTATCGATCTGGGCGTCAAGGCCGGCCTCGTCGAGAAGTCGGGATCCTGGTACTCCTACAACTCGACCCGCATCGGTCAGGGCCGCGATAACGCCCGTGACTTCCTGAAAGCCAATCCGGAAATGTGCAACGAGATCGAAAAGGGCATCCGCAACAAGTCGGTGGTCCTGGCCGAGGAACTGCTGGGCACGCCGGAGCCGGACGCCAACGAAGGTGACGAGTCGCTGTAG
- a CDS encoding glycoside hydrolase, whose protein sequence is MGQTLYPAGCVLDRTGKPVTGFAGMGCEMSSEAIVRAPGAFVPGARYAQHRAEGANQVFVDVDAYGEFYHDYSPDHPMTMMRDRDNRLARLSLGMTHYQLVMGSENATAWSAGVVHYSHGTAQAHVSIVWKVKNDKDRFGGWWPSDRLPLFFKTFTPTEDEARLLFGAADRLPLFDAVFHDSVIASDRWEFGLMKVSGMEGARFARALLYGTPTIWPLDRQEVRRTGPWLKAAHDDFRIAHGWNAPVALTGFRWETADRLVQTTSFADGRTLTANFSSTPFQGLATHCVRVKRPEKAAIDLCPPALPTR, encoded by the coding sequence ATGGGACAAACTCTCTACCCCGCCGGCTGCGTTCTGGATCGCACGGGCAAGCCGGTGACAGGTTTCGCCGGCATGGGCTGCGAAATGTCCAGCGAGGCCATTGTCCGTGCACCCGGCGCTTTTGTGCCCGGCGCGCGTTATGCGCAGCATCGCGCCGAAGGGGCCAATCAGGTCTTTGTCGATGTCGACGCCTATGGTGAATTCTATCATGACTACAGCCCGGACCACCCCATGACCATGATGCGGGACCGCGACAACCGTCTGGCGCGTCTTTCGCTCGGCATGACACACTATCAGCTTGTCATGGGCTCCGAAAACGCGACCGCCTGGAGTGCCGGCGTTGTGCATTATTCCCACGGCACGGCGCAGGCACATGTCAGCATCGTCTGGAAAGTTAAAAATGATAAGGACCGTTTCGGCGGCTGGTGGCCGTCTGATCGTCTGCCCCTGTTTTTCAAAACCTTCACGCCTACGGAAGACGAAGCCCGCCTTTTGTTCGGCGCTGCGGACCGGCTGCCTCTGTTTGACGCGGTCTTCCACGATTCCGTCATCGCCTCGGACCGGTGGGAATTCGGTCTGATGAAGGTGTCGGGGATGGAAGGGGCGCGTTTTGCGCGCGCCCTGCTTTACGGCACGCCGACCATATGGCCGCTCGACCGGCAGGAAGTCCGGCGCACGGGGCCATGGCTGAAAGCCGCGCATGATGATTTTCGCATAGCCCACGGCTGGAATGCACCTGTGGCCTTGACCGGCTTCAGGTGGGAAACAGCGGATCGCCTTGTCCAGACGACGAGCTTTGCCGATGGCCGGACCCTTACTGCAAACTTCTCGTCGACACCTTTTCAGGGGCTGGCGACACATTGTGTGCGGGTAAAACGGCCTGAGAAAGCCGCGATAGACCTGTGCCCACCGGCTTTACCCACCCGTTGA
- a CDS encoding VOC family protein produces the protein MNKNTICLWYDKDAEAAARFYAETFPDSAVGAVFRAPSDFPGGKAGNVLTVEFTVCGIPCLGLNGGDVFHQTEAFSFAISTDDQEETDRYWNAIVGNGGRESACGWCKDRWGLSWQITPRVLTEAMAKGGDVARRAFEAMMQMGKIDVAKIEAAVRG, from the coding sequence ATGAACAAGAACACGATTTGCCTGTGGTACGACAAGGACGCGGAAGCCGCCGCGCGCTTTTACGCCGAAACCTTTCCTGACAGCGCGGTGGGCGCCGTTTTTCGCGCACCGTCTGATTTTCCCGGCGGCAAGGCGGGTAATGTCCTGACCGTCGAATTCACCGTCTGCGGTATCCCGTGCCTGGGTCTCAATGGCGGCGACGTGTTCCATCAGACCGAGGCCTTTTCCTTCGCCATCTCCACCGACGATCAGGAAGAGACCGACCGTTACTGGAACGCCATTGTGGGCAATGGCGGTCGGGAAAGCGCCTGCGGCTGGTGCAAGGACAGATGGGGGCTCTCGTGGCAGATCACCCCGCGTGTGCTCACTGAGGCCATGGCAAAAGGCGGCGATGTGGCCAGGCGCGCTTTTGAGGCCATGATGCAGATGGGCAAGATCGACGTCGCCAAAATCGAGGCGGCGGTGAGGGGATAG
- a CDS encoding DUF885 family protein, with amino-acid sequence MINRRHLLVGGSALTAVAVTACAKPAPKPDLNATFQSIYDELLDNSPTLATSLGLDKDKRAGLKAKLDPSTPAERARQQAFIEKALASLKGIDREKLTGMDRINYDTVVWDYSQSLNGFKSFDFGSFGYPAPYVLTQLSGAYQSVPDFLDSQHSIETKADADAYLSRLTGYAVLLDQETERFKADVAKGVIPPDFALQKALTQLKGQRNTKAADSVLVASITRRTKEKAIAGDWNATATKTYEGEVVPALDRQIAAIEAALPKTTHDAGIWHIPGGEAYYTFGARGGTSTDMTPDEIHQIGLDKVKEISAEMDAIMKAQGMTKGTTGERLAAMAKDPKFIYPNTDAGKDKLLADLNKQIDVIFAKLPQFFGTLPTSKVTVKRVPKATELGAPGGYYMGASLDGKRPGAYYINLRNTAEVPSWTLPTLTYHEAIPGHHMQISIQQENKNLPELRKISGFNAYIEGWALYSEQLAGTDMDMYATDPFGKIGYLHDALFRACRLVVDTGMHHKKWSREQAMDYMNTYLGDPNETEIERYAVWPGQALGYMIGKIKWLELREKSKAKLGAAFDIKKFHDTGLLAGAVPLAVLEQVYTDAGQI; translated from the coding sequence ATGATCAATCGTCGTCATCTGCTGGTGGGGGGCTCGGCCCTGACCGCCGTTGCGGTCACTGCCTGCGCCAAGCCGGCGCCCAAGCCTGACCTTAACGCCACCTTCCAGTCGATCTATGATGAATTGCTCGACAATTCGCCGACCCTGGCCACCTCGCTCGGCCTCGACAAGGACAAGCGCGCCGGCCTCAAGGCGAAGCTCGATCCTTCGACGCCGGCGGAGCGCGCCCGCCAGCAGGCCTTTATCGAAAAGGCCCTGGCCTCGCTGAAGGGCATCGACCGCGAAAAGCTGACCGGCATGGATCGCATCAATTACGACACTGTGGTCTGGGACTATTCGCAGAGCCTGAACGGCTTCAAGAGCTTCGATTTCGGTTCCTTCGGCTATCCGGCGCCCTACGTGCTGACGCAACTGAGCGGCGCCTATCAGAGCGTGCCCGACTTCCTCGACAGCCAGCACAGCATCGAGACCAAGGCAGACGCCGACGCTTACCTCTCACGCCTCACCGGCTATGCCGTGCTGCTCGATCAGGAAACCGAGCGCTTCAAGGCCGACGTCGCAAAGGGCGTGATCCCGCCCGATTTCGCCCTGCAAAAGGCCCTGACGCAACTGAAGGGTCAGCGCAACACCAAGGCCGCCGACAGCGTGCTGGTGGCCTCGATCACCCGCCGCACCAAGGAAAAGGCGATTGCGGGAGACTGGAACGCCACCGCCACCAAGACTTATGAGGGCGAGGTGGTGCCGGCGCTCGATCGTCAGATCGCGGCCATCGAAGCGGCCCTGCCCAAGACGACGCACGACGCCGGTATCTGGCATATTCCGGGCGGCGAGGCCTATTACACCTTCGGCGCGCGCGGCGGCACCTCGACCGACATGACGCCGGATGAGATCCATCAGATCGGGCTCGACAAGGTGAAAGAGATCAGCGCCGAGATGGATGCCATCATGAAGGCGCAGGGCATGACCAAGGGCACGACCGGCGAACGCCTGGCCGCCATGGCCAAGGACCCGAAGTTCATCTACCCCAATACCGACGCTGGCAAGGACAAGCTGCTGGCCGATCTCAACAAGCAGATTGATGTCATCTTCGCCAAGCTGCCGCAGTTCTTCGGCACCCTGCCGACCTCCAAGGTGACGGTGAAGCGCGTGCCCAAGGCGACCGAACTGGGTGCGCCGGGCGGTTATTACATGGGCGCCTCGCTCGATGGTAAACGCCCCGGCGCCTACTATATCAACCTGCGCAACACCGCCGAGGTGCCGAGCTGGACCCTGCCGACCCTGACCTATCACGAGGCTATCCCCGGTCACCACATGCAGATCTCGATCCAGCAGGAGAACAAGAACCTGCCGGAACTGCGCAAGATTTCGGGGTTCAACGCCTATATCGAAGGGTGGGCGCTCTATTCGGAGCAACTGGCCGGCACCGACATGGACATGTACGCCACCGATCCGTTCGGCAAGATCGGCTATCTGCATGACGCCCTGTTCCGCGCCTGCCGCCTCGTGGTCGATACCGGCATGCACCACAAGAAGTGGAGCCGCGAGCAGGCCATGGATTACATGAACACCTATCTCGGCGATCCGAATGAAACCGAGATCGAGCGTTACGCGGTCTGGCCCGGTCAGGCGCTGGGCTATATGATCGGCAAGATCAAATGGCTGGAACTGCGTGAAAAATCAAAGGCCAAGCTCGGCGCGGCCTTCGATATCAAAAAGTTCCACGATACCGGCCTTCTGGCGGGCGCCGTGCCGCTGGCGGTGCTGGAACAGGTCTATACGGACGCCGGCCAGATCTAG